In Patescibacteria group bacterium, the sequence TGATAAATGTGGAGGAAGAGACTTACTTTATGAGTGCGTAGTAGATACGGGTAGTTCGTGGTCAGGGATAAATTACTGTACGGATAATATTACATATAAAGATTTATATACCTGCACCACCCTTCCTAATCTAACTGGTGGGGGGCTTCCTATTACTACCCTTCCGCCTGGAGGAGGACTCAATGACCCATGTCTTACCAATCCGACACTACCGTCTTGTATACCCATAATGCCGGGTCCTGGCAGTTGCCTAGTTAACTGTACCTCTGATAGGTATTGATCTATGAGTATCTCTGTGAATAAAAAAACTATATACGGAATATTTATCGTCATCACACTTACTATTGTAGGCGTATTAATTTTTTTCTTCGCTGACAACCAGACAAAGCAGGAGGCAAGAAAACAAGATGCATTGCAGAAACAACAAGAAGCAGAAGCAATGCAGCGACAAGAAAAACGAAGAGAAAAACTTATCGAAGTAGGCGTGAAGGCTATCATACATACCATTGTTCTTGCAGTTGAAAAAGACATCCTCAAGGTGAGAGAGATCTACCCATATAAAGACGAATCAGGTAAAACCTATCCCGTACAAGACCTCACCCTTCAAATGAACGATAAGACAACCTTTTATAAAAGAAGCTATATTTATGATGAGCAAGGGAACGTGGTTAATGCTAAGGATGATCCTGGATCGTTTGAAGAAATCAAACCGGATTTCTTTGTCTCGGCAACCATACTCGACGATCCCTATGCGGCAAAAGTAAGTACTGCATTAACTGTTGTATATTTCGATGAGTTTCCCGGCATGAAGACTGCTACTGAGCAGAAAACATCAGGGGGAGTAACTGAAATGCCGCGCGCAGTTCCAAATCCAGCGCCGCTAAAATGATTATGAAGCGAGTATTTACGAAAATGAACACCATTAGGATCAGCATATTTTTTCTGGCTATCGTTATTTGTAGCGCAGTTGCTTTTACTATTGTGTCAGCAGCAGGCGAACAGGGAGGGAAAATTTGTTTTAGCGGCACATGCTTCTCGCTATGGCCAGAAAATGCTGTGACCGTGATTGACATGAATGACAGGGATGAAGACTGGATTTTTAACTATGAAGACAAATGTCTTGACGTGCCGGACACAACGAGAGGGAATGATGATCCACAAACGCTTGACTTGCGCATGGGGCATGAAGGATGTCCCGACAAGGATGGTGACACCGTATTTGATAATAAAGACCTCTGTACGACAAGTAGTGGACCCTCTCCGAATGGATGCCCGCTCATAAACGCAAGCGCGATCTCATTCACATTCGATGACGGTTCCACAAGTATTACAGTTAGTGAGGGAGAAACAGTACCCGTGCGTTGGAATATTACGCGTCCCTCTGCTGTGAGTGATACTGATTTTGCTGGCTATACCGTTTCAATTCGCAGTAGCTCAGATAGCCGTCTTGAAGGGTTGCTTTCCCGTAAACCACTTCAAGGAGATGCAAATCTCGGTATTTATGCAACGACGGTTCTCACGCTTACTATCAATGGCCCGGGAGGTATGAGCGTATCAAAAGAAATAACTGCGACCGTTCGACGAGTTGATGGCAAGTGGTCAGAGCCGGCATGTCCAGTGCAGTGCGGGATTGGCAGAGTAACGCGCGCATGCAACAATCCTCCCCCGAGCGGCGGCGGGGATGGTTGTCCTAAGGAAGGTGGAGGAATCGCGACTGCCAATGAAAGCGAAACTATTGATTGTAGCGCCAAGTATTTCGATCGAAAAGAACAAAAAGAAAAACCGCTTCCCTGTGAAAAAAGAGAAGGAAGCGCAGGATGTTCTGATGTTGAAACAAACTGCCCCGGTGGATTGAATGTGTCATGTTCAGGAAGAAATAATACCTTTAAGTGCAATGCACGCACGGGTAATGGTTGCGGATTTATGTGGCTTAAAAAAGAGGGAAAAGAAATTTGGTGTGAAGCACCGGCAAAAAAAGATGGAGCGCTTTCCAATTGGAATTCATGCCCGCCGGATCCTTGCCAAGGGGGTTCAAAGACTCGCAGTTGTCAGTCTGAGGCTCAATGGGGAGGGTTGACATGTGATGAGCTTGCGGGTGGTGACGGTTATTCGCAAGTATGCCCCATCGCGTCGGAATGTACCGGTGCCGTTACAGATTCAACAATAGATCTTTTTGTATTTCCTCATATCGTAACTTCCTCAAACTCCCGATCCCTTGTTTATGTCAGCTTTAGTGGATTTATCACAACGGTAGGAGGATATGCACAATCTGTTCGTATTGTTGGCGATTTCGGGGATACACTCGACTTAATACAAGTAGGGGAGCGCCGTGATAAGAAATGGAGATTGCCGCTGGAAAAAGTCTCTTATGAGCGAGGTAAATATCAACTTAAGGAATGCGAGACTATCAGCAAAGATGGAAACCCACTAAGTTTAAGGCGCAAGTATTCGCTAATTAATGGTAAAGAACTTATTGATCAAGAATTTCATTTAGAAGTAATACAAGGTGGCAACGTCGTATTCACAAAGCCGATTGGAAGAGTATTCTTTAATGATTGGAGATCAGACAAATACGTCCTTTCATATGGAGCCGCCGGATATAATGGAGAATGGCAGAAGATATTTTGTTATGTCGGCACTCGCAGTGAAGCCCCAAGTAGAAAATTTGATCAAGGCAGCAGCTATAGGGATGAGATGACTGCTCAGCCAAAGCTAGAACGATAACGCCACCATAAAAAATTACCCACGCCCGTACGGGTAATTTTTTATATATTTAAGTTTCTCTAAAACGGATTCTTTTCCGAATACATGATCTGCTGGGCGGTGACTTTGAGTGCTATCATCTGATTATAAGCCAAATTGTCATTTTGATTGACAATTTGGCATTGTTTTATTATAATGAATAGTAGGAATAATGAGTAAATTACGAAGATTATGTATATTGAAAGGCGTTTAACACCCCTTTTACAGAAAGCGGCAAAACAATTCCCCGTTATTTCGCTGACTGGTCCCCGGCAATCAGGAAAGACAACCTTGGTAAAAAAAACATTTCCGCATATGGCATATGTTTCTTTTGAAGACCCCGACACGAGAGCATATGCCATGCATGACCCGCGAGGTTTTTTTGCGACGTATGCGAATGGCGTCATTATTGATGAAGTTCAAAGAATTCCGGATATTTTTTCCTATATCCAAGGAATTGTTGATTTACATAAGAAGCCCGGCGAATTTATCCTTACAGGTTCACAGAATTTTTTGCTTCTTGAGTCCATCACTCAGAGTCTTGCCGGGCGCGCGGCAATCTATACACTCCTTCCTTTGAGTATTGCCGAACTTTCTTTGCGCCAAGAAGAGGGCTATATGAATTATCTTTACAAAGGCATGTTCCCTCGATTATATGATTCATCGATAGAGCCGCACGAGTGGTATGCAAACTATATCGCTACTTATGTTGAACGTGATGTGAGGCTTATTAAGAATATTACCGATCTTCATGTGTTTCAGCAATTCCTTAAAATATGTGCCGGTAGGACAGGGCAGCTTTTAAACCTTTCTTCGATTGCAAATGATTGCGGAATTACCCACAATACCGCCAAAGCATGGCTCTCGGTGCTGGAAGCAAGCCACCTTGTTTATCTTCTTCGGCCATCCCATAAGAATTTCAGAAAACGGCTTATAAAAATGCCAAAACTCTATGTTATTGATCCCGGGCTACTCTGTTCATTATTGGAAATTAGACACGTTTCACATCTTGAAACACACCCTCTTCGCGGATCTCTTTTCGAATCTTTTATTATTAGTGAATTTCTGAAATATTACCTTAACCAAGGATTGCGTCCACCCCTTTCATTTTGGCGGGATAAAACAGGCCATGAGATTGATTGCATTATTGAAGCGGACAAGGAACGATATGCAATCGAAATAAAAGCCGCACAGACGATAACGGATAAATTTTTTGCCCAGTTAGAATATTTTTCTCATCTAAGCAAACATGAGCAATACAAAAATGCAATCGTGTATGGAGGCGACCAACATCAGCAAAGAGCGCAAGGTGAAGTGGTGCCGTGGACGCAAGCGACGAAGCTATTTAAAACGGATTTTTTTCCGAATACATGATTTGTTGGGCAGTGACTTCAGATGCTGTTGCAGGGTTGTCGGTTGTTAGCACAAACAAATACATGTCTTTTTTGATATTCCCAACCTTTCCTGTCTCTGCCTTGAACGGCGCGTTTTTGTCGGTGGTAGGTTTTTGATAGGTGAAGGCGGTTTCACTACTTGTTTTGATAGTAAAGATTTTGCTGCTTGGCTGCTTGGAAGGTAATACCTCCTGGGCGGTCAGTGTGCCTTTGTCATTTTTCTGGACTTTAGCATAGAGCCCCTGGGGCGCTTGCGGTGGGGGTGGGGGTGGAACGGGTGCTGTTTGTTCGGTTGGAATGGACGGAGGGGGCGTTTGTGTCGTTGCTATCTGACTCTGCGCTTGTTGCCCTGCTTGTTTTGCGGGACTTTTCGGGATGACATAGCCCACGGCAAGCCCGATAATCAAGCCCAATATAACGCCGCGCAATAGCGGCGGGAAGGCTGTTTGTGTATCACTGGGAGATGTTTCCATATATATATGCTATTACGAATAACACATATAGTATAGCATAAAAAATAAAAGGGCATCGAGTGCCCTTCACTATGAGTGATACTACATCTGCTCGGGGCAATCAATGCCCAGGAGACCGAGCGCTCGTTTGAGCACTTCTGCGGTCATCATGCAGAGGTAGATGCGCGTTGCGCGCAGTACTATACTTTCCGTCTTGAGGATTTGTACGTTGGTATAGAATGTTGAGAAGACTTGCGCCAACTCAAATGCATAATTCGCAATGACATGCGGTAAGTGCTGTGCGGCCGCTTTGCGGACACTATCGGGGAAGAGAGCGATCTTTTTGACAAGCGCGTGTTCCGCGTCGTGCACAAGCGCTCTTCCTCGAATATGCTTCATATCGGGTACTTCCGTTTTGCGCAAGATGGATTGTATCCGAACGTAGGCGTATTGCAGATAGGGAGCGGAATCGCCATCCATGGAGAGCATGCGCTTCCAGTCGAAGACGATATCCCGCGTGCGATTCTGCGAGAGGTCACCATACTTTATTGCCCCAACGCCGATGGTGTGCGCGATGCGGAGCTTTTCATCCTCGCCCATATCGCGGCCTTCAAGAAGTGCGGATGCCTTGCTAATGCTTTCCGCAAGGACATCATCGAGGAAAATGACGCGTCCTTCTCGCGTGGACATTTTTCCTTCGGGAAGGCGCACCATGCCAAACCATGTGTGCACGCAGTGCGCAGTGAACCCAAGAAGTTTTGCCGCTCGGAAGAGTTCGCGGAAGTAGAGTTGCTGTTCTCCGCCGACAACATAGATAATCTGCTCTGGGTTCCACCGCTCGGTGCGGTATTCGATTGTTGCGAGATCGCGCGTGATGTAGAGTGATGCGCCATCACTTTTTTGGATAAGCGCGGGTTTTTCGAACCGTTCTTTTTCCGGTAACCCTGCCGAAAGCGTTGCTGCCGGAATAATAACGGCCTTGGTCGCAGCGCCGCTCTGTATCGCAGGCGCTTGAGTAGTGGGAATATCTTCCGCCGCTTCCAAGTCGCTTTGCTGAACGTTGTCCCACACTGCAACACCCGAATCAAGCGCATGCTGCACGATGCCGGCAAGCTTGTCGTTGTAGAAGCTCTCGCCAAGCGTTTCGTCGAATGAAACGCCCAGAAGTTCATAGACGCGGGTGAATTCAATCCAACTTAATTCGCCAAACCATTTCCAGAGTTCAACAGCTTCCGGATCACCATCTTCGAGGCGCTTGAACCATGCACGTCCTTCATCATTCAGGCCTGGGTCTATTTTTGCTTCCTTGCCGAACTGCACATAGAGTTCAAGTAGTTCTTTGATAGGGTTTGCATTGACTACATCTCTGTTGCCCCAGTGTTTGTAGGCAGCCATGAGTTTGCCAAACTGCGTTCCCCAATCGCCGATGTGGTTGTCTCCGACAACAGTATAGCCGAGGAACGAGAAGATATTATGGAGTGCTTGGCCGATAACTGTTGAGCGCAAGTGCCCCACCGAGAACGGCTTTGCGATATTTGGCGCGGAGTAGTCGATCACAATCGTCCTTCCACTGCCTTCATCGGACGAGCCGTAGGCGTCGCCGCTAGCGCAGTGCTCTTCGACGACGTTACTTGCAAAACGCTCCTTGTCGAGCGTGAAGTTCACAAACCCACCCTTTGCCGTGATGACAGAGAAGTTTGCCGTGATAATTTGCGAGAGTTCATCAGCCATGACTTGCGCCAAAACGTCTGGTCGTTCTCCGCGCTGTTTTGCCAGTTCGAATATCGGTACTGCAAAATCAGCGCCGAGTTGTGCCGAAGGCATATCGATGCGGATTGGAAGATTATGGGGTTTAAATGCGCCTTCAATAAGGTCGGTAATTTCTTCCCGTGCAAAGTCGATCGTGTACATCATGTTAGTTGTCACGCGCAATCGGAAAGCTCATACAGCGAGGTCCGCCGCGGGCGCGGGATAGTTCTCCGGATTCAAGAAGAACGACAACCTTTTCATTACCCTCGAACAGTTCTTTTAATTCGCCCATCAGACTACCGACATTATAGGGTGATAGGATATATGGTCTATAACCATGCTTTTCGAGCTCGCTTGCCGTTCTTGTGTTGCGGTCATAGCCCACAATAAACCCCGGGCGAAGCGCGAGAAAGTTGCATCCATCGGTCCATTGCTCGCGGATGTCGTGAGGGAATTCACCGCCGCCGCATGGAATAATTGTCACTTCAGGAGTAACGGCTGCAATGAGTTTTTCGAGAGAAGAAAATTTTTGACCTTCGCTCGTAGCTGACTCATAATGAACCACGCGCATTTTTTGCTTTTCGTGTCCGTCTTCACAGACAAAGGGAGCATACGCCACGCATTCGTCATTGCTGATTCGGGTACAAATCGTATCAAGATGCATCGCGGAACGTTCTTTGGGTGTGAAAACGCATGTGAGTGAATCAATGAGGTTTGCTGCAAACAACTGCTCGCGAATCTGTCGGACTGCGATGGGGGATGTGCGTTCGCCACAGCCCACGAAAACGTGGCGCGGTTTCCATACCATAACATCTCCACCCTCAATCGTTACTGCCATCTTTTTCTGTTCATCTTCGGTCAAGAGGAATTCGCCGGGTGTTTTTATCACCTCAATCTTCTGTGCATCTTTGAAGAAGGGATAGCGATAGAGGATGTAGCGCATAAGCAGAGCTTCGCGCCTGCGAGCCTGTTTTGCAAACGTACTCGCAATAACTTGATTACCAACTACCGCTGCGATATCTCGCGTGAAGATAAGATTTGGCACTGGTGGAAAGAGTGCAACTGATTCTGATGCTACAACGCCTGTAAGCATTATATCCACAAACGCTTGCGGACTGATCGGGACATCGGGATCGGTTAATATCTTCCGCAATGAACCCTCAATTCCCTCAATCGCGCAAATTTCACGAGCGAACCTTTCGCGCGCGACTTCTTCAGAAAACACTTCAATGAGAACATCCTGGACATCAAGAACGGCATCGTTTCCGAGAAGCTCTCCTAAGATCTTCGAAAATACTCCATGCTCTTGTCGCATGCGCTCCAAGTAGACAATGTCTTCATAGAGCCATTCGACAGCCTTATTTGGAATCACTTTTTCCAACCCATCATCAGGTTCGTGAATCATAACCTTTGTTAATCGGCCAATTTCAGAGTTAATCGAAACGTTATTCATGAGTTGTCAATGTGCCACATGACTCTAGTGTATGAGGGTCTCATTGTCAAGGGTGCCCATCGCATAATTATAAAAAAAATCCTTCGCCGTACGAAGGATATAACTGTGGTTATGGTGAAGGGCACTCAGTAATATAACCAAGCGGTTTTCCCACTTTCCAGTGCTTTTTTAACTTTGGAAACAGAAAAACTCCGTTCGAAGGCGCCATGACCGGCTCGGAGCCGTGATAGCCAAGGATGTCGCCGGCAGAGTAGGGTTTAAAATTCTCAACTCCAACTCCCGGAGCATATTCAAATCCCTTGTCCGTAAGAATAATCGCCTCGCGCAGAGTGTAGATGGGGTGGGGTGCCTGCGATACGAGCGTGACAACATCCTCTGGTGCGACTACGACACCAATAGCTTTTCCGACCGCGATGATTTCATTATAGATTACATCAACACGAGAAAGATCATCAGCATGCCCTGATTCATAGCAGAGGCCCAGCCCTCGCCGCGCATAGTATTCATCTGTTGTCAGGAGTTCGCCTTCAAATATTAGGTCAGGATCACACAGTAGAGCTTGTGCGGTAGCAAGGTGAGGAAGAACGTGCACATGAAGTAGTCCGGGATTTTTTTGGCTCACCAAAAAAGGGATTGACGGATGGTTGGTAGAGTGGATATCGATGCCAACGACGGAATTGTACGGGTACTGTTCGATTGCAATCGCATCCATGATTTCTTGTGCGCGCATCCCTTCATAGCTTTGCCGGTCTTCACCGGTGAGGTTATCAGTGAAGCAGCGATTGAGATCGACATGAGATTCTGTATATCGTTCATCCAATTTCATCGCTTCAAGATTGCCATGAAGGAAATACCATACTCCCTCCTGCACCGATAAGCTTCCTTGTTCAAGACCTTCTTTAATCATACGCACCACTGCTGCGCCTGTTTTTTCATTTCCGTGAATACCTCCCGAAACAACAAAAACATGTCCGGGTTTGCCACTCTCAACTTTCCAAATATGATTTCCAATCTCTTCAATAATCTGATTTTTTGTTTCCATAAAAAGATCGCAGATGAAGCTTTGCATTAATTTCATCATGCGTCAAGGCTGGTTTGGGCTAGCGAAGGGCAGGGTTGGGCGGTAAGCGTAACGCCAAGTCCCGCTGATTGTGGAATAGCCACATGCCAGCCGTTGAATGCAAGCTCTGTTGCGCAGTCGCCTTGAATGCGGCTGGGAAGCGTTAGGTCATATGCGGCAAATGCGCCAAGCGTTGCCGCGTGAAGATTGTAGGCTGTGCCGAGGGATGAGTGGATCATATCTCCCAGGACATAGCCGATGTGAGCGCCTTCACAGAATGCGATCATTTTTTTGAGTTCTAAGAGGCCGCCGCATTTTGCAAGCTTGAGATTGGCGTAATCGATTGCCTGAAGGGTATGCAGAGTTTTGAGGTCGGTACTATTGTGACAACTCTCGTCCGCCATTACTTTCACATTGCAGTGCGAGCGGACAAAGGCAAGGCCTTCGTAGTCATGGGCAAGTACCGGTTGTTCGACCCATGCAATGCGTGCATCAGTAAGAGAGTCTAAAAAAATACATGCGTCAGATGGATTATTCCACGCCTGGTTTGCGTCAAGGACAAGTATGCTGTCGGAATACAGAGCGCGCGCAGTGAGAAGCGCCGTTTTTTCTGTTGCAGCGTCGCGTCCGACTTTAAACTTGAATATTCGCACTCCCGAACTGTACGCTTCTTTCATTGTCGCAGAAATGTCTGACGTTAATTCATCAAAGGAGAATGTTTTTTGCAGAATTATTGATGCGAGCGATGATCCGCCAACGAGTTTATGAATAGGAGTTTTAAAGGACTGCCCCAGACAGTCGAATAGCGCCGATTCAATACCGCATTTGAGTCCCGTATTTCCATAGAGAGAAAGATTAACGGCGTCCATGATTTTCTGTACATCATCTACTGACAGAAGTGCATGATTGGCAAGCAGCGGCCGTACAAGAGAAAGACATGCAAGTGCTCCTTCTTGCGTTTCACCATTTACATCCCATGCAAGCGCAGCTTCTCCATAGCCACGCATACCTTCACTTGTTTCAATTGAGACGAGAAGGTAGGGCAAGTGTGTGAGTGATGCCGTGAAATATGAAAATGGTTGTGTGAGTGGTATGGTGTACTTGCGCCCAGCAACGGAGGTAATAGTCATATGCCCGTCAGTCTAACAATAACAGAAAAAAAAACAAGGGCTTTGAGGGCCCTTTAAGGTAGAGAAGCGATCCGCTGCCTGCTTTCGGCAAAGCGGTCTTTCATTGCTGCTTCGGCATGCTCCGATCGGCACAGTCCCGTGAGATCAACATATCCGAAGGGAATGACACCGGGGTTGGAAGCGATGATGCAGAAATCTTCAGCGGGCGCCAAGAGTTCGCTTAATTGCTTGCGTATGTCGCTAAACGCATAGTGCTTCTCGCCATTTGGCAGCTTCACATGTTCATGAGTGAATGACGCGCAGTGTCCCTCGAAATGGATCTGCGCAAAACGCCGCGTAAGGTCGTACACATAGCGTATTGCTCCCTTTCGCGGGTTGAAGTCGATCCAGTAGTGCACTCCTTGCGCATCAATAATAATATCACAGCAGAAATATCCGATAGCAAATTCTGCAAGAAGCGCCGGCCACCAGATTGTCTGAACTTCCTCTGTGATCTTGCGCACGACTTTTTCCGGAATCGAAGCTGGCCATGACGCACCCTGATAGCCGAGGTTGGGTGAGTGCTGGTTGAATATTCCTATGAGCGCCGGAGTGCCGTCTTCATTGATTTCCCAGTGTACGGAAACTTCGTGTATGGCATCAATGCGTTCTTCGACCACAAACTCTGATCCTAAGCGTGGAGGATCGGATAGGATTGCATCAAGATCAGATTTATTCTTCAGAGAGTGCATGCCATTGCACGCAATTCCTCCCGTTCCATCTTCTGCCTTAAGAAGGAGCTCGGTTCTCCTGGCCAGACTTACTTGAACGTACTCTTTCATTTCATGGAGCGTTGAGCAGATCATTCCCGGCGGGGTGGTAAGTCCGAGTTTGGAGAATAGGCGTCTTCCTGCAGGTTTTCTGGAATAAGGAATCGCTACATCAAACGTGCAATACGCAGGAATGCCAAGGTAGTCGGAAAGCTTTCGTTCCGTTTTTTCGATGCAAAAGAATTCAAGGCGGGCTTTGTTGCCATTGACGTGCGAACGGATGCTTTCGCGGATATCCGGACGATCCATGATGAGTTCCGAAAGCGATCGTGTGCCATCCGAGGGTCCTGCTGTGAGGAGCAAGGGAAGCGTGAATCCAAGACCCGCCCAATACGATAGGAAATTAGGATCAATCGAATTGGCGGTAATGAGGACTCCTTCATCTCCGATCTGGCAGAGTCCGCCTCGCTGGTCATATGCCTGTTCCATGGGGCTTTCCAGAAAGTGCGCATTGCTTTGTGTATCGGCAATAATGCGGATCATGGTCATTCGATCGGATCCAAAACAGACGTGTTTTTGCGCAAGAGCATGTTGAGCTTATCGGCATCCGTATCTTTTGGAATATGGATGCTAATGCCTTGGGCATCCGGTTCGCGCGGCAGAAGATCCGGACGATCGCGGCGTGCGGCTTTGATCAGTGAATCTTTAAGTGCAGGCGAGAGAATGCGAGAAATGGTTTCCAAATCTTTTACTCCGTGTCCGGTGAACGAACAATGGAGAACATCTTTCTGTGTGAAGCGGTCTTTCCATTTGAGCGCTGCTGCAAGCCCCATGATACCCGTTGGTTCGGGAATGGCGCCACGTGCAATAAGATGAGCGTCGGTTGCAAGGAGTTCGTAAGCGGCGGCAAGATCACGGTTCGTCAATTCTCCCAAAGGAAAACCCTTTGTGAGAGAAACTGCGTGCATGAGTTGCGGCATGCTATAGCTTTCAATGGCAATTGACCCTTCTGCCGCATCGATGACATCCTCTTGTTCGAAGAACTCGCTATATTCTACAATCGATTCTTTCAGTGTATACGCATCTTCGGACGGGAATGCGCCCTTCATGCCGACAGGAATAATCTTGGGTAGTTTCTGGTATGATTTACTCAGAGTCTTTAACCCCCAGCCTATGCCGGCAAGGTAGGTTCCATTCCCAACTCCTGCAAGAACGTGAGTCGGCAAAGGATCGAGCGATAGGACATCAGATGCCACCGGTATGAGTCCGGGCAGTAAGCATTCGTTGTGCGCATTGATATCATAGATCCCGTTCAATTTTACTTGAGTTACGAGATTGTAGACATCTTCGATAAGCGCATCGTGCATGCCGACTGCGACTACATGGGGGAACGTGATCAAGAATGGAATCTTTGATGATGACGATGGCGTAAAGAGAATCGCCGTTTCTCGCTTTGAGTCAGTGTTCATTGCGAGAGACACTGCGTGATTGCCGGAGGATACAACCGAAAAGCGCGTGAAACCCTTGGCGCGACCGGCGGCGAGCGCCTGTCGTACGATGTAATCCTTCATGCTGCCGGAATGGTTGACTCCTTCGTTGCGGATGTAGACGCAAGAAACGCCAAGCGCATGCGCAAGAGTCGGAGAAGAATACGTAGGTATGTTCGATCGAAAATCAATAGGAATGCCTGCCGATAATTTTTCCGGCCAGAGCAATCCATAGCGCTTGAATGCGCCATGCTGTTTTTTGTGGGATGCGATATCATCCGGGCCAATGTCGGTTGTGCCACACAGAAGGCATTCATACGATGCAACCAAGATAGGAGACTGTATCGTTTTGCTCGTGCTTTCACTCATTGTTAATGTACAAATCCAGCTCATCGTATCACGCAACGTGTGGATGTCAAGAATGCGGGGGAATAAAAAAATCCCTCTCAAAAGGAGGGATTAAAATACTTCTGCCATCATGCAGCGTGCGCTGCCGCCGCCAAGGCCTTCGATGATGGGAATATTGACAGGCACGAGATTGCCATAAAGGGAAAGTTCATTCTTTTCCGCAGTGTCGAATGCATTGAATGCAGTACTCGACAGGACGATGTGACTCCTACCTTCGGTTGAGCGCACCTGGAGCAGGTTGCCGCAAAACGCATACATTTGATTCATCGAAATAGGAATGATTGCCTTGTCCGCATCTCGCAGTCGGCGTTCGACAAGGAGTTGTTCGCCCCGGGCATGGATCGCATCGTAGCAGACAACGGCGAAACGGTCGCCAATACCCATCACCACGTTTGTGTGGTAGAGGGGTTTGTTTTCTTTGTCGAAGGCATGAAAGAAGATTGGTTCATGTTCCATGAGACCGCACCATTTTTCAAAAAGCCCCCGATGGGTCCGCGGCGATTCAATCGCATATGCTACTTTCGCAGTGCGGTCGAGCACCATACTTCCCGTGCCCTCGAGGAAGCGCTCACTCTTTTCTTCATAGGCAAGCGTAATGACTCGTGTTCCGGGGTGGTGGAATGCCCTTAAGCACTCAAGGAGTTTTTCGACTTGGCGTTCTCGCCGGCGGCTTACCGCCTCCATTGGATAGATGACAAGTGTTGCTGGTGTATGGAGTGAGAACCAATTATTAGGAAACACGGCATCGGGCGTTTCGGATGGGCTGCAGAGCTCTGC encodes:
- a CDS encoding ATP-binding protein, encoding MYIERRLTPLLQKAAKQFPVISLTGPRQSGKTTLVKKTFPHMAYVSFEDPDTRAYAMHDPRGFFATYANGVIIDEVQRIPDIFSYIQGIVDLHKKPGEFILTGSQNFLLLESITQSLAGRAAIYTLLPLSIAELSLRQEEGYMNYLYKGMFPRLYDSSIEPHEWYANYIATYVERDVRLIKNITDLHVFQQFLKICAGRTGQLLNLSSIANDCGITHNTAKAWLSVLEASHLVYLLRPSHKNFRKRLIKMPKLYVIDPGLLCSLLEIRHVSHLETHPLRGSLFESFIISEFLKYYLNQGLRPPLSFWRDKTGHEIDCIIEADKERYAIEIKAAQTITDKFFAQLEYFSHLSKHEQYKNAIVYGGDQHQQRAQGEVVPWTQATKLFKTDFFPNT
- the argS gene encoding arginine--tRNA ligase, giving the protein MMYTIDFAREEITDLIEGAFKPHNLPIRIDMPSAQLGADFAVPIFELAKQRGERPDVLAQVMADELSQIITANFSVITAKGGFVNFTLDKERFASNVVEEHCASGDAYGSSDEGSGRTIVIDYSAPNIAKPFSVGHLRSTVIGQALHNIFSFLGYTVVGDNHIGDWGTQFGKLMAAYKHWGNRDVVNANPIKELLELYVQFGKEAKIDPGLNDEGRAWFKRLEDGDPEAVELWKWFGELSWIEFTRVYELLGVSFDETLGESFYNDKLAGIVQHALDSGVAVWDNVQQSDLEAAEDIPTTQAPAIQSGAATKAVIIPAATLSAGLPEKERFEKPALIQKSDGASLYITRDLATIEYRTERWNPEQIIYVVGGEQQLYFRELFRAAKLLGFTAHCVHTWFGMVRLPEGKMSTREGRVIFLDDVLAESISKASALLEGRDMGEDEKLRIAHTIGVGAIKYGDLSQNRTRDIVFDWKRMLSMDGDSAPYLQYAYVRIQSILRKTEVPDMKHIRGRALVHDAEHALVKKIALFPDSVRKAAAQHLPHVIANYAFELAQVFSTFYTNVQILKTESIVLRATRIYLCMMTAEVLKRALGLLGIDCPEQM
- a CDS encoding arginine deiminase family protein codes for the protein MIHEPDDGLEKVIPNKAVEWLYEDIVYLERMRQEHGVFSKILGELLGNDAVLDVQDVLIEVFSEEVARERFAREICAIEGIEGSLRKILTDPDVPISPQAFVDIMLTGVVASESVALFPPVPNLIFTRDIAAVVGNQVIASTFAKQARRREALLMRYILYRYPFFKDAQKIEVIKTPGEFLLTEDEQKKMAVTIEGGDVMVWKPRHVFVGCGERTSPIAVRQIREQLFAANLIDSLTCVFTPKERSAMHLDTICTRISNDECVAYAPFVCEDGHEKQKMRVVHYESATSEGQKFSSLEKLIAAVTPEVTIIPCGGGEFPHDIREQWTDGCNFLALRPGFIVGYDRNTRTASELEKHGYRPYILSPYNVGSLMGELKELFEGNEKVVVLLESGELSRARGGPRCMSFPIARDN
- a CDS encoding succinylglutamate desuccinylase/aspartoacylase family protein, which codes for METKNQIIEEIGNHIWKVESGKPGHVFVVSGGIHGNEKTGAAVVRMIKEGLEQGSLSVQEGVWYFLHGNLEAMKLDERYTESHVDLNRCFTDNLTGEDRQSYEGMRAQEIMDAIAIEQYPYNSVVGIDIHSTNHPSIPFLVSQKNPGLLHVHVLPHLATAQALLCDPDLIFEGELLTTDEYYARRGLGLCYESGHADDLSRVDVIYNEIIAVGKAIGVVVAPEDVVTLVSQAPHPIYTLREAIILTDKGFEYAPGVGVENFKPYSAGDILGYHGSEPVMAPSNGVFLFPKLKKHWKVGKPLGYITECPSP
- a CDS encoding enolase C-terminal domain-like protein translates to MTITSVAGRKYTIPLTQPFSYFTASLTHLPYLLVSIETSEGMRGYGEAALAWDVNGETQEGALACLSLVRPLLANHALLSVDDVQKIMDAVNLSLYGNTGLKCGIESALFDCLGQSFKTPIHKLVGGSSLASIILQKTFSFDELTSDISATMKEAYSSGVRIFKFKVGRDAATEKTALLTARALYSDSILVLDANQAWNNPSDACIFLDSLTDARIAWVEQPVLAHDYEGLAFVRSHCNVKVMADESCHNSTDLKTLHTLQAIDYANLKLAKCGGLLELKKMIAFCEGAHIGYVLGDMIHSSLGTAYNLHAATLGAFAAYDLTLPSRIQGDCATELAFNGWHVAIPQSAGLGVTLTAQPCPSLAQTSLDA